In Primulina eburnea isolate SZY01 chromosome 14, ASM2296580v1, whole genome shotgun sequence, the following proteins share a genomic window:
- the LOC140812226 gene encoding DUF21 domain-containing protein At2g14520-like has protein sequence MAVEFECCGTEFFIHIAGIVFLVAFAGLMSGLTLGLMSLSLVDLEVLAKSGTPRDSRHALKILPVVRKQHLLLCTLLLCNAAAMEALPILLDGLIAAWGAILISVTLILLFGEIIPQSVCSRHGLAIGAAVAPVVRVLVWICFPVAYPISKLLDLLLGHGHRALFRRAELKTLVNLHGNEAGKGGELTHDETTIIAGALELSDKTAGDAMTPISETFAIDINAKLDRFLMNLILTKGNSRIPVYFEEPTNIIGLVLVKNLLTVRPEDEIPVKSVTIRRIPRVPETMPLYDILNEFQKGHSHMAVVIRHYTKETALSASAGASENSIKDVKIDINREKPYPDKSSKTKIPIKKWKSTPNTANNPLVSQKSKKWTENMYSDILEIDGSPLPKIPEEEEAVGIITMEDVIEELLQEEIFDETDHHVEDL, from the exons ATGGCGGTGGAGTTCGAATGTTGTGGGACGGAATTCTTCATTCACATTGCCGGGATCGTGTTTTTGGTGGCGTTTGCGGGCCTCATGTCCGGGCTTACTTTGGGCTTAATGTCGCTCAGCCTTGTTGATCTCGAAGTGCTTGCCAAGTCCGGAACTCCAAGGGACAGTCGGCATGCCT TGAAGATACTGCCAGTTGTCAGAAAACAACATTTGTTGCTTTGTACACTGCTTCTCTGCAATGCTGCTGCGATGGAG GCACTTCCTATTTTACTTGATGGTCTAATTGCAGCTTGGGGTGCAATTCTCATTTCTGTAACTTTAATATTGCTATTTGGTGAG ATCATTCCACAATCTGTTTGTTCTAGACATGGACTTGCTATTGGTGCAGCTGTGGCTCCAGTAGTTCGCGTCCTTGTCTGGATCTGTTTTCCAGTTGCATATCCAATAAGCAAg CTGTTAGATTTACTGCTTGGACATGGTCACAGAGCTTTATTTCGTCGAGCTGAGTTGAAAACACTTGTTAATTTACATGGCAACGAG GCAGGTAAAGGTGGAGAACTCACGCATGATGAGACCACAATCATTGCTGGGGCACTTGAACTCAGTGATAAAACTGCTGGTGATGCTATGACTCCAATTTCTGAAACTTTTGCAATTGATATAAATGCAAAGCTTGACAG GTTCTTGATGAATCTAATTTTGACAAAAGGAAATAGCAGAATTCCTGTCTACTTTGAGGAACCCACAAACATCATTGGGCTTGTTCTG GTCAAAAACTTGTTAACCGTCCGTCCCGAGGATGAAATCCCAGTAAAGAGCGTCACTATACGAAGAATTCCAAG GGTTCCGGAAACCATGCCATTATATGATATCTTGAATGAATTCCAGAAGGGTCACAGTCACATGGCTGTTGTTATACGACACTACACCAAAGAGACGGCCCTTTCTGCTAGTGCTGGAGCTTCAGAAA ATTCTATCAAGGATGTGAAAATAGACATTAACCGTGAGAAGCCTTATCCGGATAAAAGTTCCAAAACCAAAATACCGATAAAAAAATGGAAGAGCACACCAAACACCGCTAACAATCCTCTCGTTTCTCAAAAGAGCAAGAAGTGGACAGAGAACATGTATTCGGACATCCTGGAAATAGATGGAAGTCCTCTGCCAAAAATCCCCGAAGAAGAAGAGGCTGTCGGAATAATAACCATGGAAGATGTCATTGAAGAGCTATTGCAG GAGGAGATATTCGATGAAACTGATCATCATGTCGAAGATTTGTAA
- the LOC140813283 gene encoding uncharacterized protein isoform X1: MLLDVVAGCVLVGGEKRVVSLIKERLLEVTMYRQVPSTNQRLKEIKVKHVWKICLFLGVCFWLIYQVKPSHDEKKGFDESDVKGYLACGHSNSFVKLGRKGVHSRVEEMTMEDVEESKHEEDGLEDIKDQENGSGGDETFDAEVDRENSVHREREGEESVENENEEKDLEYINYQIEKETDHDGDDTSSHEAREEHYKADDASSAVSHEIQMAGTGNENEHDENSKEQIDNILKHEFEENSEETDEGEKRKELEVEIGEMVKDDTESDVTYNETEENMGSTHHLEMSESESEYAPETLTEDTSTEDLNLQDTDLEKANYSTLNVDNNHLDSESTDPDETRNLQEIQQDSTDSSDSSDFSEEKETEGTNSEDAA, encoded by the coding sequence ATGCTCcttgatgttgtggcaggttgTGTTTTAGTCGGTGGTGAGAAAAGGGTAGTCAGCTTGATAAAAGAACGGCTTTTGGAAGTCACTATGTACAGGCAGGTCCCGAGTACGAACCAGAGGTTGAAGGAAATCAAGGTTAAGCATGTCTGGAAGATATGCTTATTCCTTGGTGTTTGCTTCTGGTTAATATACCAAGTGAAGCCTTCCCACGATGAGAAGAAAGGATTTGATGAAAGTGACGTGAAAGGTTATCTTGCTTGTGGTCATAGTAACAGTTTTGTAAAACTCGGGAGAAAAGGTGTCCATTCCCGAGTGGAGGAAATGACCATGGAAGATGTAGAAGAAAGTAAGCATGAAGAAGATGGGCTAGAAGACATAAAAGATCAAGAAAACGGGAGTGGTGGAGATGAGACGTTTGATGCTGAAGTTGATCGAGAAAATTCTGTCCATCGTGAGAGGGAGGGGGAAGAAAGTGTTGAGaatgaaaatgaagaaaaagatTTGGAATATATTAATTATCAAATCGAGAAGGAAACAGATCATGATGGAGATGATACAAGTTCGCATGAGGCACGTGAGGAACATTACAAGGCCGATGATGCTTCTAGTGCTGTGAGTCATGAAATCCAAATGGCTGGTACGGGAAATGAGAATGAACATGACGAAAATTCGAAAGAACAAATTGATAACATTCTCAAACATGAATTCGAAGAGAACAGTGAGGAAACCGATGAAGGTGAGAAGAGGAAAGAGTTGGAAGTGGAAATTGGTGAAATGGTTAAAGATGATACAGAGTCAGATGTGACTTACAATGAAACCGAGGAAAATATGGGGTCAACTCATCACTTGGAAATGAGCGAGTCTGAATCAGAATATGCTCCTGAAACCCTCACCGAGGATACATCTACAGAAGACTTGAACCTGCAAGATACTGATCTAGAGAAAGCCAACTATTCTACCTTAAATGTGGATAATAACCATTTAGACTCCGAGTCCACAGATCCCGATGAAACCAGAAATCTCCAAGAAATTCAACAGGATTCAACAGACTCATCTGATTCATCGGACTTCTCAGAGGAGAAAGAAACTGAAGGTACAAACAGCGAAGATGCAGCATGA
- the LOC140812228 gene encoding uncharacterized protein yields MDLETENRIAAILLKEAAELRRQAQSEGTLTYLRQPAVRSRPNSRFLTATVLGVQQANRVVEVNEMWRLREKQLELDSRLRGKRHESASGRGRGDIFVSQSSSNTSRDEMEPNASASDSSKTITFHDRISIEGEGLKDDEVDEFLQSRTKRGRGAVGSRMDETGPYLSSSPDSRRFLSKSPDEELGKRRVLLGPEKPVSLKYIESSDDESLRSKKWKAKKMGLSKHHSKKHKSREELKDKTKKKKKTRVEEKKRKHSI; encoded by the exons ATGGATTTGGAAACAGAAAATAGAATTGCTGCCATACTTTTGAAGGAGGCAGCGGAATTGCGTCGTCAAGCTCAGTCCGAAGGTACTCTTACCTATCTTCGGCAGCCCGCCGTTAGGAGTAGACCAAACTCCCGTTTCTTGACAGCAACTGTACTTGGTGTGCAACAAG CCAATCGTGTTGTTGAGGTAAATGAGATGTGGCGTCTGAGGGAGAAACAGCTGGAGCTGGACTCTAGACTTAGAGGGAAAAGACATGAAAGTGCCAGTGGGAGAGGTCGTGGTGATATTTTTGTATCTCAAAGTAGTTCGAATACTAGCCGCGATGAAATGGAACCAAATGCAAGTGCTTCAGATTCATCCAAGACAATAACTTTTCATGATCGAATTTCAATTGAAGGCGAAGGTTTGAAGGATGACGAGGTGGATGAGTTTTTACAATCAAG GACCAAGCGAGGCAGGGGTGCAGTTGGCTCAAGAATGGATGAAACCGGTCCTtatctttcttcatctcctgATTCTAGAAGATTTCTATCAAAAAGCCCTGACGAGGAACTTGGAAAACGTCGTGTTTTGCTTGGCCCAGAAAAGCCTGTTTCACTAAAGTATATTGAATCATCAGATGATGAATCCCTTCGAAGTAAGAAGTGGAAAGCAAAGAAGATGGGCCTAAGCAAGCATCACTCCAAGAAACACAAATCAAGAGAGGAGTTGAAAGATAAGactaagaagaagaagaagacgcGGGTGGAAGAGAAAAAGAGAAAGCATAGCATATGA
- the LOC140812988 gene encoding uncharacterized protein, whose amino-acid sequence MDPCSFVRIFWGNLALSFPDKTHLSSLSFFCKFKLKGFPTQVSDVTVLAAESGPFESRIQGCLTLRKAELESLMEKSSKFSCLKCDIYRRSTRGNGSCGFIKGVKLLGRVVVPLDLRSIMENNRNNRRSVIQNGWVLIGGSGMKLHMNVRADPGPRFVFRFDGEPECSPLVFQVNGHVQQPVFTCKFGFRNSGERILRSRSSLSEPSTSTSCLSAFTEGKEVVPEERKGWSITVHDLSGSPVAAASMVTPFVPSPGTNSVSKSNPGAWLILRPGHSTFQPWGRLEAWRQGKEVGYRFELIPDDGMDSIQLANSSISTKYGGNFSIDISNGPTPITSPNSSFDLSSGSGSGSELGSTSGSGSWANFLYRGFVMSSTVEGNGKCSKPEVEVGAQHVTCTEDAAVFVALAAAMDLSMDACKLFSRKLRKELRQANLD is encoded by the exons ATGGATCCATGTTCTTTTGTTCGAATTTTTTGGGGCAATTTGGCGTTGAGTTTTCCGGACAAAACCCATCTCTCGTCCCTTTCGTTTTTCTGCAAATTCAAACTCAAAGGGTTTCCGACCCAGGTTTCAGATGTCACGGTCCTTGCCGCGGAGAGCGGCCCGTTTGAGAGCAGAATTCAGGGTTGTCTCACCTTAAGGAAGGCGGAATTGGAGAGTTTGATGGAGAAGTCGAGCAAGTTTTCGTGTCTCAAGTGTGATATTTACAGGAGAAGTACTAGAGGAAATGGCAGTTGTGGGTTTATCAAGGGTGTGAAGCTCTTGGGGCGCGTTGTGGTGCCGTTGGATTTGAGGAGTATTATGGAAAACAATCGGAATAATCGAAGAAGTGTGATTCAGAATGGTTGGGTTTTGATTGGTGGTTCGGGGATGAAATTGCATATGAATGTGAGGGCCGATCCCGGCCCGAGATTTGTCTTTCGGTTCGATGGGGAACCCGAGTGCAGTCCGCTGGTTTTCCAGGTGAATGGCCATGTGCAACAGCCTGTTTTTACTTGCAAGTTCGGGTTCAGGAATTCCGGGGAGAGGATTTTGAGATCCAG ATCATCACTGTCGGAACCAAGTACCTCAACCAGCTGTCTCAGTGCATTTACAGAAGGAAAAGAAGTGGTCCCGGAAGAACGAAAAGGGTGGTCGATCACTGTACACGACCTTTCGGGATCGCCTGTGGCTGCTGCATCGATGGTTACACCATTTGTTCCATCACCTGGCACTAATAGCGTCAGCAAATCCAATCCTGGAGCATGGCTCATTCTTAGACCAGGCCACAGCACATTCCAGCCTTGGGGCCGCCTGGAGGCCTGGCGTCAGGGAAAAGAAGTTGGCTACCGATTTGAGCTCATACCCGACGATGGCATGGACTCGATCCAACTTGCAAATTCCTCGATCAGCACAAAATATGGAGGAAATTTCAGTATAGATATCAGTAACGGTCCAACTCCAATAACTAGTCCTAATAGTAGCTTTGATCTCAGTTCGGGGTCGGGGTCCGGGTCCGAGTTGGGGTCAACATCCGGATCGGGATCTTGGGCGAACTTTTTGTACAGAGGGTTCGTGATGTCATCTACAGTGGAGGGAAACGGCAAGTGTAGTAAGCCAGAGGTGGAAGTTGGGGCGCAACATGTGACCTGCACAGAGGATGCTGCAGTTTTCGTGGCGTTGGCTGCTGCCATGGATTTAAGCATGGACGCTTGTAAGCTGTTTTCTCGGAAGCTCAGGAAAGAACTGAGACAAGCCAATCTTGATTAG
- the LOC140813283 gene encoding uncharacterized protein isoform X3: MYRQVPSTNQRLKEIKVKHVWKICLFLGVCFWLIYQVKPSHDEKKGFDESDVKGYLACGHSNSFVKLGRKGVHSRVEEMTMEDVEESKHEEDGLEDIKDQENGSGGDETFDAEVDRENSVHREREGEESVENENEEKDLEYINYQIEKETDHDGDDTSSHEAREEHYKADDASSAVSHEIQMAGTGNENEHDENSKEQIDNILKHEFEENSEETDEGEKRKELEVEIGEMVKDDTESDVTYNETEENMGSTHHLEMSESESEYAPETLTEDTSTEDLNLQDTDLEKANYSTLNVDNNHLDSESTDPDETRNLQEIQQDSTDSSDSSDFSEEKETEGTNSEDAA, encoded by the coding sequence ATGTACAGGCAGGTCCCGAGTACGAACCAGAGGTTGAAGGAAATCAAGGTTAAGCATGTCTGGAAGATATGCTTATTCCTTGGTGTTTGCTTCTGGTTAATATACCAAGTGAAGCCTTCCCACGATGAGAAGAAAGGATTTGATGAAAGTGACGTGAAAGGTTATCTTGCTTGTGGTCATAGTAACAGTTTTGTAAAACTCGGGAGAAAAGGTGTCCATTCCCGAGTGGAGGAAATGACCATGGAAGATGTAGAAGAAAGTAAGCATGAAGAAGATGGGCTAGAAGACATAAAAGATCAAGAAAACGGGAGTGGTGGAGATGAGACGTTTGATGCTGAAGTTGATCGAGAAAATTCTGTCCATCGTGAGAGGGAGGGGGAAGAAAGTGTTGAGaatgaaaatgaagaaaaagatTTGGAATATATTAATTATCAAATCGAGAAGGAAACAGATCATGATGGAGATGATACAAGTTCGCATGAGGCACGTGAGGAACATTACAAGGCCGATGATGCTTCTAGTGCTGTGAGTCATGAAATCCAAATGGCTGGTACGGGAAATGAGAATGAACATGACGAAAATTCGAAAGAACAAATTGATAACATTCTCAAACATGAATTCGAAGAGAACAGTGAGGAAACCGATGAAGGTGAGAAGAGGAAAGAGTTGGAAGTGGAAATTGGTGAAATGGTTAAAGATGATACAGAGTCAGATGTGACTTACAATGAAACCGAGGAAAATATGGGGTCAACTCATCACTTGGAAATGAGCGAGTCTGAATCAGAATATGCTCCTGAAACCCTCACCGAGGATACATCTACAGAAGACTTGAACCTGCAAGATACTGATCTAGAGAAAGCCAACTATTCTACCTTAAATGTGGATAATAACCATTTAGACTCCGAGTCCACAGATCCCGATGAAACCAGAAATCTCCAAGAAATTCAACAGGATTCAACAGACTCATCTGATTCATCGGACTTCTCAGAGGAGAAAGAAACTGAAGGTACAAACAGCGAAGATGCAGCATGA
- the LOC140812477 gene encoding LOW QUALITY PROTEIN: uncharacterized protein (The sequence of the model RefSeq protein was modified relative to this genomic sequence to represent the inferred CDS: deleted 2 bases in 1 codon), producing MATLSNRSPSPNASRPSNLNPNSRNQENNPSTRKSFSGNNPLGKHSILTNLGRFCPATPANSPSESSDFARRSVGKESCVASFLNVCEEKENDEKDMNFKAAKIRAPAKNSKNFMSPTISAASKFTPSPRKKVLVERNDPVRTSMSLSEGKAMFFSTSSNDVSELEPKSDLGFNQNHSIDSFVDAEVAESQSNETIPEDPAVSKPLKKVTFLDAPTGSESATTDSDDNFVQLSLKNKSFCSEVSPSIAPLDADPSMPPYDPKNNYLSPRPRFLYYKPNPRIDMLLNKNRLDSDEFMRLEEDGFTEDTMSETISDSESTEESQAEVLQEEERELTASADMVVGVTEMDEMLSPGGERPESLPVSLPSADDMPENFAHKIDKKPRGFSRLICGSMFLIFLIAFASIYITHSPLLDELVLKDSDFSDFSDLYHQSKEKFDWVARHINQFQVDSLSFISSLMKKLSEGETIGPLQFMNLTDPQNNIWNEEQFQIDQGLMEDLEEEDEFEEFAEEEYAVDTDERFDEEIEEYDKLETEEISPYFEIFSELEHKISENVDGENGVAPEDDQLTPSHDQESEFEAKDVEMEPEIIDAENFKGETDIGSSADSDANLLNHESSLEVDSSGDETVESSQIMESPPKTSEEKFLTNYIIGISSVFVALSTVAGLVYLNKKKPSLANVVVVAPTKPLMVKKLDDEFAGTEHIWQERRLSTLTEVDFLGGSCPSEISSFQKSYKEMQGANEVQSLENKPKRYSKRESLASSSGYSTGSQSYGSFTTYERIPAKHANTDEDVEVITPVRRSSRLRNQITSP from the exons ATGGCTACTCTTTCAAACAGATCTCCTTCCCCAAATGCATCCAGGCCGAGTAATCTCAACCCCAATTccagaaatcaagaaaacaacCCTTCAACTAGGAAAAGTTTCAGTGGCAACAATCCTTTAGGAAAACACTCTATTCTTACTAATCTGGGGAGATTTTGTCCCGCCACCCCTGCCAATAGTCCATCAG AATCTTCAGATTTTGCAAGAAGATCGGTGGGAAAAGAAAGCTGCGTGGCTTCATTTTTGAACGTTTGTGAAGAAAAAGAGAATGATGAAAAAGATATGAATTTCAAGGCTGCAAAAATTCGGGCTCCGGCCAAAAATTCCAAGAATTTCATGTCACCTACTATTTCTGCCGCCTCAAAATTTACCCCATCTCCAAGGAAAAAGGTCTTGGTGGAGAGAAATGATCCTGTTCGAACCTCAATGTCCTTATCTGAAGGAAAAGCTATGTTTTTCTCCACCTCGTCCAACGATGTTTCTGAA TTAGAGCCAAAATCTGACCTTGGATTTAACCAGAATCACTCCATTGATAGTTTCGTAGACGCAGAAGTTGCTGAGTCTCAGAGCAATGAGACTATTCCTGAAGATCCTGCAGTTTCCAAGCCTTTGAAAAAGGTGACATTTTTAGATGCACCTACAGGTTCTGAATCAGCAACAACTGATTCAGATGATAATTTTGTCCAATTGAGCTTGAAGAACAAGAGTTTTTGTTCAGAAGTTTCTCCATCCATAGCCCCCCTAGATGCAGATCCATCCATGCCTCCTTATGATCCTAAAAACAATTACCTTTCTCCAAGGCCTCGATTTCTTTATTACAAACCAAATCCCAGGATCGACATGCTCTTGAACAAGAACAGGCTGGATTCAGATGAATTCATGCGGTTAGAAGAAGATGGTTTTACTGAAGATACAATGTCTGAAACCATATCAGATTCCGAGAGCACAGAAGAATCTCAGGCTGAGGTTCTGCAAGAGGAGGAACGTGAGCTTACCGCTTCAGCTGATATGGTAGTAGGAGTAACCGAAATGGACGAAATGTTGTCCCCTGGTGGCGAACGGCCTGAATCTTTACCGGTCAGTTTGCCTTCTGCTGATGACATGCCAGAGAATTTCGCGCATAAAATTGATAAGAAACCACGGGGTTTCTCTAGATTGATTTGTGGCTCTATGTTTCTGATTTTCTTGATTGCTTTTGCATCAATTTACATTACTCATTCTCCATTACTTGATGAACTCGTTTTAAAAGATTCGGACTTCTCTGATTTTAGCGATCTTTATCACCAATCAAAGGAGAAATTTGATTGGGTTGCAAGACATATTAATCAGTTCCAAGTTGATTCCTTGTCTTTCATTTCTTCCCTAATGAAGAAGCTCAGTGAAGGAGAAACAATAGGCCCTTTGCAGTTCATGAATCTTACCGATCctcaaaataatatttggaATGAGGAACAGTTTCAGATCGATCAGGGGTTGATGGAGgatcttgaagaagaagatGAGTTTGAGGAATTTGCAGAGGAAGAATATGCAGTAGATACCGATGAAAGATTTGATGAGGAAATTGAAGAATATGACAAATTAGAAACTGAAGAAATCTCTccttattttgaaatattttctgaattaGAGCATAAGATTTCAGAAAATGTAGATGGTGAAAATGGAGTTGCCCCTGAAGATGATCAATTAACTCCTTCTCATGATCAAGAAAGTGAATTTGAAGCCAAAGATGTAGAAATGGAGCCTGAGATCATCGATGCTGAAAATTTCAAGGGTGAAACTGATATTGGATCTTCAGCTGATTCTGATGCTAATTTGTTGAACCATGAAAGTTCATTAGAAGTTGATTCGTCTGGTGACGAAACTGTCGAAAGCTCACAAATAATGGAGTCGCCACCTAAGACATCAGAAGAAAAATTTCTTACAAATTACATCATTGGCATTTCTTCCGTTTTCGTGGCTTTATCGACAGTTGCCGGGCTTGTATACTTGAACAAGAAAAAACCAAGTCTGGCCAACGTTGTTGTTGTTGCGCCAACCAAACCATTGATGGTTAAAAAACTAGACGATGAATTTGCAGGCACAGAGCacatttggcaagaaaggaggCTATCCACCCTCACAGAGGTGGATTTTCTCGGTGGATCATGCCCTTCCGAAATCAGCAGCTTTCAAAAAAGTTACAAAGAGATGCAAGGAGCAAATGAAGTTCAAAGTTTGGAGAACAAACCGAAGAGGTATTCAAAAAGGGAGTCATTGGCTTCTTCATCAGGGTATTCCACGGGTTCGCAATCGTATGGAAGCTTCACCACATACGAAAGAATTCCTGCTAAACAT GCGAATACAGACGAGGACGTGGAAGTTATTACACCGGTGAGGCGTTCTAGCCGTCTCAGGAATCAGATCACTTCTCCATGA
- the LOC140813283 gene encoding uncharacterized protein isoform X2, whose protein sequence is MSCVLVGGEKRVVSLIKERLLEVTMYRQVPSTNQRLKEIKVKHVWKICLFLGVCFWLIYQVKPSHDEKKGFDESDVKGYLACGHSNSFVKLGRKGVHSRVEEMTMEDVEESKHEEDGLEDIKDQENGSGGDETFDAEVDRENSVHREREGEESVENENEEKDLEYINYQIEKETDHDGDDTSSHEAREEHYKADDASSAVSHEIQMAGTGNENEHDENSKEQIDNILKHEFEENSEETDEGEKRKELEVEIGEMVKDDTESDVTYNETEENMGSTHHLEMSESESEYAPETLTEDTSTEDLNLQDTDLEKANYSTLNVDNNHLDSESTDPDETRNLQEIQQDSTDSSDSSDFSEEKETEGTNSEDAA, encoded by the exons ATGA gttgTGTTTTAGTCGGTGGTGAGAAAAGGGTAGTCAGCTTGATAAAAGAACGGCTTTTGGAAGTCACTATGTACAGGCAGGTCCCGAGTACGAACCAGAGGTTGAAGGAAATCAAGGTTAAGCATGTCTGGAAGATATGCTTATTCCTTGGTGTTTGCTTCTGGTTAATATACCAAGTGAAGCCTTCCCACGATGAGAAGAAAGGATTTGATGAAAGTGACGTGAAAGGTTATCTTGCTTGTGGTCATAGTAACAGTTTTGTAAAACTCGGGAGAAAAGGTGTCCATTCCCGAGTGGAGGAAATGACCATGGAAGATGTAGAAGAAAGTAAGCATGAAGAAGATGGGCTAGAAGACATAAAAGATCAAGAAAACGGGAGTGGTGGAGATGAGACGTTTGATGCTGAAGTTGATCGAGAAAATTCTGTCCATCGTGAGAGGGAGGGGGAAGAAAGTGTTGAGaatgaaaatgaagaaaaagatTTGGAATATATTAATTATCAAATCGAGAAGGAAACAGATCATGATGGAGATGATACAAGTTCGCATGAGGCACGTGAGGAACATTACAAGGCCGATGATGCTTCTAGTGCTGTGAGTCATGAAATCCAAATGGCTGGTACGGGAAATGAGAATGAACATGACGAAAATTCGAAAGAACAAATTGATAACATTCTCAAACATGAATTCGAAGAGAACAGTGAGGAAACCGATGAAGGTGAGAAGAGGAAAGAGTTGGAAGTGGAAATTGGTGAAATGGTTAAAGATGATACAGAGTCAGATGTGACTTACAATGAAACCGAGGAAAATATGGGGTCAACTCATCACTTGGAAATGAGCGAGTCTGAATCAGAATATGCTCCTGAAACCCTCACCGAGGATACATCTACAGAAGACTTGAACCTGCAAGATACTGATCTAGAGAAAGCCAACTATTCTACCTTAAATGTGGATAATAACCATTTAGACTCCGAGTCCACAGATCCCGATGAAACCAGAAATCTCCAAGAAATTCAACAGGATTCAACAGACTCATCTGATTCATCGGACTTCTCAGAGGAGAAAGAAACTGAAGGTACAAACAGCGAAGATGCAGCATGA
- the LOC140812641 gene encoding probable pectin methylesterase CGR3 gives MSRRPGPSRRFADGGSIPLVGSLHSKSRPSPILSIGLLVVGALLVVGYVYRDSGGRNGDITAFNRLEGGVSCSSETQRLIPILKKAYGDSMKKVLHVGPETCSVVSQLLKEEDTEAWGVEPYELDDADANCRALVRKGVVRVADIKFTLPYRPKSFSLVIVSDVLDYLSPKYLNKTVPELARVSADGLVILSGYPGHQKAIAAEPSKFGRPAKLRSSSWWIRFFIQTSLEENEAFVKKYEQAAAKKSYKSACQIFHLKPLH, from the exons ATGTCTAGAAGACCCGGTCCTTCTCGTCGATTTGCAGATGGTGGCAGCATTCCTTTAGTGGGTTCATTGCACTCAAAATCTCGTCCATCTCCGATATTATCTATTGGCCTTCTTGTTGTG GGAGCGCTATTGGTTGTTGGATATGTGTATCGTGATTCAG GTGGGAGGAATGGCGACATAACTGCTTTTAATAGACTTGAAG GTGGTGTTTCATGTTCATCAGAAACCCAGAGATTAATCCCCATTCTTAAGAAAGCATATGGCGACAGCATGAAGAAAGTGTTGCATGTAGGTCCTGAGACCTGTTCGGTAGTCTCACAACTATTAAAAGAAGAAGATACTGAAGCATGGGGCGTGGAACCTTATGAGCTAGATGATGCTGATGCAAACTGCAGGGCTCTTGTGCGCAAAGGTGTTGTCCGTGTGGCTGATATCAAGTTCACTCTTCCCTACAGGCCAAAGTCATTTTCTCTTGTCATAGTGTCAGATGTACTGGATTACTTGTCACCCAAATACCTAAACAAGACAGTTCCAGAACTAGCAAGGGTATCAGCTGACGGTTTAGTTATATTATCTG GGTACCCAGGTCATCAAAAAGCTATAGCGGCTGAGCCGTCCAAGTTTGGTCGTCCT GCGAAACTGCGAAGCTCGTCTTGGTGGATTAGATTTTTCATTCAAACAAGCTTGGAAGAGAATGAAGCATTTGTGAAGAAGTACGAGCAGGCTGCGGCCAAGAAATCATACAAATCGGCGTGCCAGATCTTCCACCTCAAACCATTGCATTGA